One genomic window of Butyricicoccus intestinisimiae includes the following:
- a CDS encoding BaiN/RdsA family NAD(P)/FAD-dependent oxidoreductase: MNNSITVAVIGAGAAGLMAAGTAAQQGARVLLFERNEKVGRKLAITGKGRCNVTNNCDMQEFLTHVPQNPRFLYSALGAFSIQDTMKFFEELGVPLKTERGNRVFPQSDKARDIVDALFFWVKRCGVTIVQERVTGIQTDETGVVGVKTEGKLHRADRVIVATGGKSYPLTGSTGDGYAWAQELGHKVTPLRASLVPLVCPGKTCPRLQGLPLKNVTLTIFENNKKLYEGFGEMLFTHFGISGPLVLSASSHMRKWDKATYRAEIDLKPALDEAVLDKRILSDFSQELNTDFRNSLGGLLPRKLIPIVVERTEIDPHQKVNAITKKQRQKLVQELKHFALDITQPGPIEDAIITSGGVSVKDIVPKTMESKKVPNLYFAGEIMDVDAYTGGFNLQIAWSTGYLAGLHAGSDRA; this comes from the coding sequence ATGAATAATTCTATAACAGTCGCAGTGATTGGAGCCGGCGCAGCCGGTCTGATGGCTGCCGGAACAGCAGCACAGCAGGGCGCCCGCGTGCTGCTGTTTGAGCGCAATGAAAAAGTGGGACGCAAGCTGGCGATTACAGGCAAGGGGCGCTGCAACGTCACCAACAACTGTGACATGCAGGAATTTTTGACGCATGTGCCGCAAAATCCGCGCTTTTTGTACAGTGCATTGGGTGCGTTTTCCATACAGGACACCATGAAGTTCTTTGAGGAACTGGGCGTACCGCTCAAAACCGAGCGCGGCAACCGCGTGTTTCCGCAGTCGGACAAGGCGCGGGATATTGTAGACGCGTTGTTTTTCTGGGTCAAGCGCTGCGGCGTGACGATTGTACAGGAGCGTGTGACCGGCATCCAGACCGATGAAACCGGTGTTGTCGGTGTCAAGACCGAGGGCAAGCTGCACCGCGCGGACCGCGTGATTGTGGCAACCGGCGGCAAATCGTATCCGCTGACCGGCTCGACCGGTGACGGCTATGCCTGGGCACAGGAGCTTGGACACAAGGTGACACCGCTGCGCGCTTCGCTGGTTCCGCTGGTCTGTCCGGGAAAAACCTGCCCGCGTTTGCAGGGACTGCCGCTCAAAAATGTCACGCTGACAATTTTTGAGAACAATAAAAAGCTGTATGAGGGCTTTGGCGAGATGCTGTTTACACATTTCGGCATTTCCGGCCCGCTGGTGCTCAGCGCATCTTCTCATATGCGCAAGTGGGACAAGGCAACGTATCGGGCAGAGATTGACTTGAAGCCGGCGTTGGACGAAGCTGTGTTGGACAAGCGCATCCTATCGGACTTTTCGCAGGAATTGAACACGGATTTCCGCAACTCGCTCGGCGGGCTGCTGCCGCGCAAGCTGATTCCGATTGTCGTTGAGCGTACAGAGATTGACCCGCACCAAAAGGTCAATGCGATTACCAAAAAACAGCGGCAGAAGCTCGTGCAGGAACTCAAGCATTTTGCGCTGGATATTACACAGCCGGGACCGATTGAGGACGCGATTATCACATCCGGCGGCGTATCAGTCAAAGATATTGTACCTAAGACGATGGAGTCCAAAAAGGTGCCGAATCTGTACTTTGCCGGAGAAATTATGGACGTGGACGCGTACACCGGCGGATTTAATTTGCAGATTGCGTGGTCGACCGGCTATCTGGCAGGATTGCATGCCGGAAGTGACCGCGCGTGA
- the cmk gene encoding (d)CMP kinase, producing the protein MKTIAVAIDGPSGAGKSTIARAAAGHLGFVYVDTGAMYRTIGLAVCRAGIALGQTERIQSVLDSGIQVSLKYEQGVQHVLLDGEDVSASIRTPEMSKYASFVSAVPAVRAFLLQTQREMAKTHNVIMDGRDIGTVILPDAEVKIFLTASAQARSKRRFIELREKGEDVTLEEVLADMKQRDHDDETRAAAPLKQAEDAILVDTSELTLEQSIAAVEAVIRPALEG; encoded by the coding sequence ATGAAAACCATTGCAGTTGCAATTGACGGCCCGTCCGGCGCAGGAAAAAGCACGATTGCTCGTGCGGCTGCCGGACATTTGGGCTTTGTGTATGTGGACACGGGCGCGATGTACCGCACGATTGGTCTGGCGGTATGCCGCGCAGGCATCGCGCTGGGACAGACCGAGCGCATCCAGTCGGTGCTGGACAGCGGAATTCAGGTGAGCCTGAAGTATGAACAGGGCGTGCAGCATGTACTGCTCGATGGTGAGGATGTCTCTGCGTCCATTCGCACACCGGAGATGTCCAAGTATGCATCGTTTGTGTCTGCGGTTCCGGCAGTGCGTGCTTTTTTGCTGCAGACGCAGCGGGAGATGGCGAAAACGCACAATGTCATCATGGACGGACGCGACATCGGCACCGTCATTTTGCCGGATGCAGAGGTCAAGATTTTCTTGACCGCATCGGCGCAGGCGCGTTCCAAGCGCCGGTTTATTGAGCTGCGGGAAAAGGGCGAAGATGTCACATTGGAAGAGGTGCTCGCAGACATGAAGCAGCGCGATCACGACGATGAGACCCGCGCCGCCGCACCGCTCAAGCAAGCGGAAGATGCGATTCTCGTAGACACGAGCGAACTGACACTGGAGCAGTCGATTGCGGCGGTAGAAGCTGTGATTCGTCCGGCGCTGGAGGGCTGA
- a CDS encoding lysophospholipid acyltransferase family protein — MKYNRTFQALAIPIVNVYDHLKYNYHVIGREKVPDGGCVLVANHTQWADPVLVGTALGNQYPLVAMAKKELFQIKLLGPLISALGAFPVDRGTADIGAIKTSLKAVKEGKKLLIFPEGGTKHKAGDEAKVGAAMIAARTGAPIVPIYISENKKFRSKVYVVFGDAYIPEKTKSKDGYRAIADDMMRRIYALKETI; from the coding sequence ATGAAATACAACCGTACCTTTCAGGCGTTGGCGATTCCGATTGTCAATGTATACGACCATCTGAAATATAATTATCACGTCATTGGACGCGAAAAGGTGCCGGACGGCGGCTGTGTGCTGGTGGCAAACCACACGCAGTGGGCGGATCCGGTGCTTGTCGGCACGGCGCTCGGCAATCAGTATCCGCTTGTGGCGATGGCGAAAAAAGAGCTGTTTCAAATCAAGCTGCTCGGGCCGCTCATCTCGGCGCTCGGCGCATTTCCGGTTGACCGCGGTACAGCGGACATCGGAGCGATTAAAACCTCGCTCAAAGCAGTCAAAGAGGGAAAGAAGCTGCTGATTTTTCCGGAAGGCGGCACCAAGCACAAAGCAGGCGATGAGGCGAAGGTTGGCGCGGCGATGATTGCCGCACGCACCGGTGCGCCGATTGTGCCGATTTATATATCGGAAAATAAGAAATTTCGCTCAAAGGTTTATGTGGTTTTCGGCGATGCGTATATACCGGAAAAAACCAAGTCCAAAGACGGCTATCGCGCGATTGCGGACGATATGATGCGCCGCATTTACGCGCTGAAGGAGACGATATAA
- a CDS encoding bifunctional 4-hydroxy-3-methylbut-2-enyl diphosphate reductase/30S ribosomal protein S1 translates to MVTVAKTAGFCFGVQRAVDMAEKACQEYGCIWALGDIIHNAHEVGRLEKLGVHKAEDVADIPDGVPVLIRAHGVPERVVQQLEQKGCRIVDATCPFVGKIHRIVREESEQGRRIIIIGSRNHPEVVGIQGWCGTSEVYETPEELRAALEKIGKNGENLQKIPVSVVAQTTINREIFDICGKIIKKQCTNAKIFGTICNATDERQAEARLLAGKSDIMIVIGDRKSSNTKRLYEISTSLCDHVLYIEDATGLTGNEIQGMEQPFIGITAGASTPAWIIKEVRNIMSEETRIETGSEDFAAMLEESFKTLNTGDKVTGTVLKITPNEVHVDLGVKHAAYIPTHELSDDPSFNAEESIHVGDDIEAVVVRVNDAEGTIVLSKKRVDQMKGWESIEDAKENKTIIEGKVNEENKGGVVANAFGIRVFIPASQTGIPKGQPLSQLVGQTARFRITEINRQRKRVVGSIRAVQQEERRAAAEKVWSEIEVGNEYTGTVKSLTSYGAFVDIGGVDGMIHISELSWGRIKHPSEVVNVGDTVNVYVIGLDRENKKISLGYKRPEDNPWNVFTANYEVGDTATVRILKFMPFGAFAQIIPGVDGLIHISQIANRRIEKPEDVLSKDEEVEAKIIDIDPEKQKVSLSIRALLNDDE, encoded by the coding sequence ATGGTAACAGTCGCAAAAACAGCGGGCTTTTGCTTTGGCGTGCAACGGGCGGTGGACATGGCGGAGAAAGCCTGTCAGGAGTACGGCTGCATTTGGGCGCTGGGCGATATTATTCACAATGCGCACGAGGTCGGACGTCTGGAAAAACTGGGCGTGCACAAGGCGGAAGATGTCGCGGATATTCCGGACGGTGTGCCGGTGCTCATTCGCGCGCATGGCGTGCCGGAGCGCGTCGTGCAGCAGCTGGAACAGAAAGGCTGCCGCATTGTCGATGCCACGTGTCCGTTCGTCGGAAAGATTCACCGGATTGTGCGCGAGGAGAGCGAGCAGGGACGCCGAATCATCATCATCGGCTCCCGTAATCATCCGGAAGTCGTTGGCATTCAGGGCTGGTGCGGCACATCCGAGGTGTACGAAACGCCGGAGGAACTGCGTGCAGCACTGGAGAAAATCGGCAAAAATGGAGAAAATTTACAGAAAATTCCAGTCAGTGTGGTTGCGCAGACCACCATCAACAGGGAAATCTTTGATATTTGCGGTAAAATTATAAAAAAACAGTGTACAAACGCAAAAATATTTGGTACAATATGTAATGCAACGGACGAGCGCCAAGCGGAAGCTCGTCTACTGGCTGGCAAATCGGACATTATGATTGTGATTGGCGACCGAAAAAGCTCTAACACAAAGCGTCTGTATGAAATTAGCACGTCACTGTGTGATCATGTGCTATACATCGAAGATGCCACTGGGCTTACGGGAAATGAGATCCAGGGTATGGAGCAACCATTTATCGGGATTACAGCAGGCGCGTCCACGCCAGCCTGGATAATTAAGGAGGTCAGAAACATTATGAGCGAAGAGACAAGAATTGAAACCGGCAGCGAAGATTTTGCTGCTATGCTGGAGGAATCCTTCAAGACTTTAAATACAGGAGATAAGGTAACCGGTACTGTTCTGAAGATCACCCCGAACGAAGTTCACGTAGATCTGGGCGTAAAGCACGCTGCTTACATCCCGACCCATGAGCTGTCCGACGATCCGTCCTTCAACGCTGAGGAGAGCATCCACGTAGGCGACGACATCGAAGCTGTTGTTGTTCGCGTAAACGACGCAGAGGGCACCATTGTACTGTCCAAGAAGCGCGTAGACCAGATGAAGGGCTGGGAGTCCATCGAGGACGCAAAGGAAAATAAGACCATCATCGAGGGCAAGGTTAACGAAGAGAACAAGGGCGGCGTTGTTGCTAACGCATTTGGCATCCGCGTATTCATCCCGGCTTCTCAGACCGGTATCCCGAAGGGCCAGCCGCTGAGCCAGCTGGTAGGTCAGACTGCACGTTTCCGCATCACCGAGATCAACCGTCAGCGCAAGCGCGTGGTTGGTTCCATCCGTGCGGTACAGCAGGAAGAGCGTCGCGCTGCTGCTGAGAAGGTTTGGAGCGAGATCGAAGTTGGCAACGAGTACACCGGTACCGTGAAGTCCCTGACTTCTTACGGCGCATTCGTAGACATCGGCGGCGTTGATGGCATGATCCACATCTCCGAGCTGTCTTGGGGCCGCATCAAGCATCCGTCCGAGGTTGTAAACGTTGGCGATACCGTAAACGTTTACGTAATCGGTCTGGATCGTGAGAACAAGAAGATTTCCCTGGGCTACAAGCGTCCGGAAGACAATCCGTGGAACGTATTCACCGCAAACTACGAAGTTGGCGACACCGCTACCGTTCGCATCCTGAAGTTCATGCCGTTCGGTGCATTTGCTCAGATCATCCCGGGCGTTGACGGCCTGATCCACATTTCTCAGATTGCAAACCGCCGCATCGAGAAGCCGGAAGACGTTCTGTCCAAGGATGAAGAAGTAGAAGCTAAGATCATTGACATTGATCCGGAGAAGCAGAAGGTTTCCCTGTCTATCCGCGCTCTGCTGAACGACGACGAATAA